TGGAGATAGTCATTTCAACTCTTGAGTCTTAACCTGTAGCCGATAGCCTCAGTAGCTTCGAGCCGCAGATATCAACGGAAGAAGGGAAAGGGTACAATTAAtattttgcaaatgttttttgaaagtAGTAACGGGAAAGTAGTTTGACGTGTTTACAACATGCTACATCTACAGCTCTTTAAGCTAACATTAAGCTTAAAACAGCATTCAGCGTTTTTGATTATGAAACACTACCTGAAGGACACACGGAGAAATTAGCAACTGTTTTTTGAAAGGTCTCCTCGACGTGTAGAGGTGAGAGATAGGGAACATAGAATAGTTTCTGGAGAAATACAACTTTAGCCAGGACTTGAAGTGTAGCATGTAGtgtttgtaactttacatttacaGCACTTTAAGCTAACGCTAAACTAGCAGTTAAAGCGGCTCTCAGCGCTATAGGAAGCTTAAAATAGGAACCCAGAGAAACCTCCTAGAAAAATGGAATAACATAAAAAAGGTTGCTGTACAAATATTAAAGTTGTAGAAATACTAGATAAATATCAAGCTAGCATTTAAACAGCTCTTAAAACAAATGCATCTGCGTTCTCAGAGTTTTATATTCCCCAGTTTAATTATACGATTAAGAGGCTTTAAACTTGTTTTATGTTCAACATTTACATGCACTTTTCCCCTTTCATTATGTGAAACAACAACCTAAAGTTAATAGTTATGTTATACTATTATTCTTATATGGTGTGTGTCTAGATTGTACAATTTTCTGTATTTCTAGAAattgactaaaatatcaaatcaaTGAATCTCAGAAATAACTGGCTGAAAGAAATAACTGGCtgaaagataaataatgaaaataatcataTCATGGGTCGCAGGTCTATTGGTGACACAGTACTGACAGCACTCATTTGTTAAAcaccactttttgtttttcccttttcttatCTCTTCTGTTCtcccgtccgtccgtccgtccgtccgtcccaGCAGACAGATGGGTCCTCCCAGATTGACGTACAGTCAGGCGTCggctcaggaggaggaggcggagggtCGATTGGGGATGATTCAGACGGCAAGGGGACCCCGAAACGTCTCCATGTGTCGAACATCCCCTTCCGCTTCCGGGACCCTGACCTACGGCAGATGTTTGGGGTATGTAGACTGGAttattcctctcttttcctttttgcctcatcacataaaaacaaaccagagaAGTTCACATGGATCAAAAATGTGAAGTAAAGAAGATTTAATGACTCAAAGGAGAAATCCAATAATGATAGaactaataataatgatgatgaattgGAGTTTTAAAGCCCCTTTCAAGGGACACAAGGACGCTTGGGTGACCCCAGACTCGTTATTTCCTGTCCTCAAGTGGGATTTTTAACACAAGTAAAATCCTGTTGTACGTGTTCAGCTAAGAAGAACCAGTCTTACACTTTTTGACTTGAAAAACTGAAACTCAGAATGTAATTTGTAGAAAGGTTATTGGAACAAAAGGTTTAAAGAATCTGGCCTTGTGCCTGGGTTTTCTGTAAGTGGAATGTCTTTTAATTGCGGTGCAGAGGGGAGAAAGATATGGTGGAAGGAAAGACTAGTAGAGCTGGCTCAGAGCCAGACCGTCATGGTTGCACAGTGCTGACACCCTGTGGCAAGATGTAGGACATGAGctgacatgcttttttttttttttttcagctgcttcattttcttttttctttttctttcacagcaATACGGAAAAATCCTTGATGTGGAGATCATTTTCAATGAGCGGGGATCCAAGGTAGGAAAATGGAAGgtcttggaaaaacaaaaatgagctCAGCCTTTCAAGCTATTTTCAACCTCccctcatccccccccctcctccttcttttttttccattttccactcTCCTCTGCTCGCAGGGCTTTGGTTTTGTAACATTCGAGACTAGTGCAGATGCAGAGAGGGCCCGGGAGAAGCTTCACGGTACACTGGTGGAAGGACGTAAAATCGAGGTATAACTCACCACCCTcgcccctttttcttttttttttttttagaatcagtGACCgttttctcctctgttttcCCTCCATGAGAATGAGTTTGTTCTGGTCGTTTCTGCCCCAGAGGTTTTCGGATGGCTGTATGTGTTTAACTCTAACCCCTCTGGCTTCACAATAGCATGGTGCAGTGGTGCTGCGCACACAGACGTCTCTCTGACAGCACCTCTGCTGATGtttatgctgttgttgttgatgatgatggtgttgatgttGTGGGCTGTCCATTGCACCTTGATCTTAAAAGATGTGTGGTTTGCAAAGCATGCTCGGTGGATTGGCTACACAACAGGCATGGCCGGTGAGACATCACTACTACGACACGGTTGCCGATGATATGCGCTTCTGTCACAGCATGTaggatctttttttgtttgtttgtttgttttcctgcaccTTTTCCATCATCACTTCTTCCATGATCATGATGAGCggccattttgattttatggtTGTGTTTATGACTGGACGGGcggttatttttttctctgaaaaataaaacaacaacagtgcttGCGTGTGTCAGTACGAGGTATGTTGCATGGATGGATCATAAGGTCAGATGTCATGTTGGGAGTTTCTGTTCAAATACGGTGGGGGCCTCTGGGTGGCATTTCTTATGTTTGATGTGTTAAGAGATTGATGCATGTTGGGGGCATTTTCAAAgggcagtttttcttttttttttttttttggaatgagACTGCAGTGAAGAAGTGTGGTGTCATTGTTTAATTTCAGATGTGCAAAATGGatggtccaaaaaaaaaaaaaaaagaataaagaaaatgttttgtttacacaCACCTGCATCCACCACTCCTGAAAAAGAACACCGGATCTCATGGAAGTGCATTTTGTcgtgacatcttttttttttttttttttaaatttgatttctcAGCATGAGCTCGGGGTTTCAGTTGCAAATGGCATCAGAGATCAAACGCACCACGCTTTCACCATTTGCTCTGGCTCTTGGTTTTTGAATCACgcttttatttatgattttaaacTCGCTACTAGAGCTCTTCTGCATGGTCTCAAATGTGCTGcactcttctgtgtgtgtgtgtgtgtgtgtgtgtgtgtctgtgcgtgggtgggtgtatgtgtgtggaagTGGAATTAGAAACATGGAGGGCGGGGAGAGAATGAACATGTGACGAGAATGCATACGATAGCTGTcgttccctctcctcttctttatttctttattgtttctccttcatctctttcGCTCTTTTTCACCAGGCcagtctgtctgtccgtctctccCAGTTTGTGTGTCCCCCCCATATGCAACTGCATTTCTTCtgtacccccctccccccctcccccccatttCTCTGTCCATTTCCCATAGCTGTGATATAGTCAGGTAGCTTAGAATGAGATTAAGTTTGATTTCAGGggattatttttgatttatttgatttaaatgaggGCAATAATGACGGATAGCGATCCTCCCAGAatcccaacattttctgtttccatttGTTTTCTCCTTTATCAACCTCTTCAATCTGTGTTTGTAGTGGGTTTGGGAGGTTCAGTTTGCTGTCAAATGGCTGATACCTGTAGGTGACTGTTGACACGTgacctgtgacatcacttcctctctGCCTTCGGGTGGGGGTTGCTTTTCATTACctcgttttgtttgtttgatttttttttttttttttttttttttttggttcatcaTTTCTTTCTTACATATATTTTCTCTATTTCCCTGATGAtttttgtatgttgttgttgttgtcagtcTCCACGGTAACTGCTCGCGTGTCCTCACGCCGTTTCCCAGGCAACGGTAAGTTGTGTACACATGGCATCATCTTTGAatgacccctccccccccccaccccaccccatctgtcaaaaaaaaaaaaaatcaaaataaaatgcacccAACACCCAAATGAAGGACTCCTTGACTGGAGGgagcttgattgattgacagaccCTGATTGGCTAATCCTGTGATTGATTGGGGAGGTGGTGAATGAAACGATTACGAGATTAGCCAGTGACCGCATGGCATTACAAAGGCCACTTGTATAACTGAATGTACTGCATCTATCTGCAAGTGCAACAACTATGACTACCACTTCTTATGCATTCATTCCAATCACCTCTCTAACTGCATTCAGCATTTAATTCAGAGCTGTATCCTGCATGGTTTACTCTCTTTCTCGTCATCTGTATGACGCCATATAGTACTATGTCATCTCTCTGTGTCATGTGTCAGCCAATAGCTGCATTTCTGCACCTTAGTGGGACGGCATGCTGAAGCATGAACGCTCTGTTAGCTTAACCGGAGAGAGGAGAATAGGTGTCTGTTTATCATGGAGTACTTGACTATCACTCTCTGTGCCACTTTGTAGACTGCAGACAGTTGTAGAGGTATGGCTGTTCAGATTTAACAATTCAAATTAAAGATATGTATGTTGAAGTGTGTTCTACATAAAACTGCTCCGTGAGCATATTAGCGTTACggcctttcaaaaaaaaaaaaaaaaaaacagcacaaaaaaagctGTAGTGAAATAATTTTCTAGCCCCCAAGAAAAGCGAACGTCTGAATCTGTCAGCTTTTCTTTGTTCTGATTTCCCCAAAGGAGGtgtctttgttttactttctgaTCAGTTTGGTTCTGGATGGTGTGTGTTGGTTGTCGTGCGCTTCGAGGTCTCTCTGGTGTGCGACACTGATCTGGAATGCCTGGCAGTGTTTCACAACcatggtttgatttgatttattttgaggaATGATATTTGCATCccccatcctctctgtctttagactcctctcactctctttgtgtttttttatttatttatttatttctccattCAACGTTTCTCCATTGTTGCTCATGTACGGTTAGATCCAATGTAGGCAAACGGTCAGATGTgtcctgtgcgtgtgtgtcgtTTCTGTTTGCTCATTAGAAGATTTGCACATGTGGATGGATTGTtcactctctgcctctctcttctcctcgtcatgtctgtgttttttctgtgtctttccATGTGGactggctcctcctcctgcatccctctatatttctgtcttttctctgtcgttccccttccctccccgtcctcctttttttctgtatgacGTGTAATTGATTGGGAGGGCCGCCAAACTTTTTGGATTGGTTTCTTGCTGCATCTGATGCTTGCTGATTGGCTAATTCTGCTCACCTCTGGTGATGTGATGCGCTCTTGATTGGCTGCGTGTAATTTGTGTATGAACTCTtggattgatgtttttttgcattgtgtTCAACTGATGAATCTGCCGCTTAATTCACCttcttttcccctcttttttttttttttttttttttaaaggtagcaATATAATGGTCTTGGATTTCTTTTTGAATGCTTTTCTTCAatatttgagttattttctttgttctgtgtgCCAACGGTTGCATTGTTTGTGTGCAAAACTGCCTGACTACTCACCAGAACCTcgttttaaatgtctttctcCTTCAAAAGAAGCGCATGCATTAAATACCATCGTTGCTCATCAACAGAATTAACCTCTGtcataagtaaaaaaaaaaaaggatttgaacTTTATTGACACCTCAAGTCAAGCGCAGCTTTTTTATCAAagcacacaacatatacaaacacTTTCAAACATTATTGGATTCTGCTAAATTTATCGATTCctatttctgtgtttgagcGGGTTGACTGAGTGTCTGATCGCTTCTTCTGGTGTCCAGGTGAACAATGCCACAGCCAGAGTGATGACAAACAAGAAGATGACCACACCTTACTCTAACGGAGAGGGCCTCGCCACTCTGCCATATGGTAACGACCTTTCACACTCCACAAAGAGCCCGTTGGACTGTTCTGACAGTACGGAGAATACGGCTTTAGTGTCACCATGACAATGAAACAGGAACGCTGCTCAGTcctaaaatgtcttaaatgtaTTACACCGTGTTAGAAGACAGTCACCATTTTCAGggttagatttttattttaatattctcCTGTAATTTTACTTTTCTACAAAATCTGGTGTTCCATTTTCTCTTCGTTAActgaacctaaaaaaaaattatgaaaaaaatcctttgtcatatttatttgttgtctCCTGATGTCTCACACCAGATGGTTAACGGTTTCTAAataacaggattttttttttgcgtcaGCAACAAGCCAGATTGCGTTTTGCAGACAACTTTTTGTCtaacagataaaataaaaaaacgctTTTGTAGAGGAGCAACAAGGCGGCCGTCGTACAGCTGGTAACAGAAATACAGTCACTGCATACACAGATTATTATCAGTTTAAAGGAAACTGAAAAATGATGGCAATGATAATGATCTTCACACTTGATGATGAAGACTCAGAGagacttttactttttgattaAGGAACCTCGAAAGTATTAGAAAACCACTTTAATCTAACTTTTCAGCAGTTTAACAAGCCCTGATATTAAAATATCGGGTGTCTCTGTCCTTTATATAATATCtaataaagacacaaatgtcacacaaaaaaccatctttaaaaaaaaaaagctttgtacTTAATTAATTTACAACCGAGACTAAAATAACAGACATCAATGTCAGCAtttaaaaagatgacatttcTCTGTGAGTTCTCTGTAAAATCATGGCTTCatatttacatttgacttttgtCTTTGACTGTAGCTGGTTGGAAGTTGAGTCCCATGGTTGGAGCCATGTACAGTCCTGAACTCTACACAGGTATGACACTAAGGATTAGATTGATACTTTTTAAAACTAATACTGTAATGTAAACTGTACTGAAGAAGCtgttctcgctctctctccctcagtacCCGGGTTTCCGTACCCGgccgctgcagcagcagctgcctcgACCGCTGCCACCTTCCGAGGTGCTCACCTTCGGGGTCGGGCCCGGCCCGTCTACAGCGCGGTCAGGGCAGCTGTGCCACAGCCTGCCATCCCCACCTACCCtgggtaaacacacacaccaacacctaCACAGACAATCAGTAAACTACTATTAATGATAGCAGCTACACTCTAATGCATGTTTCACTTGGTTAAAATTAGAACATCATAATCGTGCTTGCAGTGTGTTTAAtatcattttaatgaagtaatgACAGTGCTAGTTTGCTGAGCTGAAATACCATTTCCTTGTATCTCAAAAATGATAATGAAATGATTCTCAGATGTGTTAAGAGACATTAGTCTCAGCACTCGCAGTAACAATAGTATCACTCTGACGTCAGAGCATTTGTATACAAAGAGGTGGTATTTTGTCTTGCATGTTGCACGGTGTGTAATAATCTCacccttctttctcttctctcttcacgATCTGTTTGGCACCATTTTCTCAcatctttctccctctattgTCACTCTTTTCTGTTGTTCTCCACAATGCCCACATGGTGGCGCATCACAccattcttttgttttgttgtgcctCTACTTTCCACCACCGCTTCTCTGgactctcttcttttctttccatccttcctcccttccatcctcgcctctctctctctctctttctctctctctctctcagcgtgATGGCCTATCAGGATGGCTTTTACGGTGCGGCTGATCTCTATGTAAGTATACCGTCTCTCTTCCACTGCCTCACTCCTCACCTacgtttcccccccccccctcttgccTGTGGGTTGACAAGTGTGAAACAGCACAGACCAAACTCAAAGAGATGTGCACTTCTGGATGCTTTGATTCATCACACCTACATAAACATTCACTTAATCTTAACTTATGATTCTCTTAAATACAAACTCAGCACTTTGTTCAATGTACATCATGCAGAATGTCATTTAGGATTTTCTTTGTTGATCCACACAGATATATAAAAAtcaatatcacacacacacacacacacttccatcAAAGTCTTCATTCACGAGTTCACTCCCCTCGGGTTTGTCTCTGTGCATTTGTGAGTTAGTTTGTACCAATGTGATTTTGAgcgtgtgtgggtctgtgtgtgtgcgtgcgcgcgcaTGTGTGACAAGGTTGACAATAgctgtttctgttctctctgtAGACTAGTGTTTCAGGACATTAGTGGCAGATTGCCCCAGGTAGGGTTTACACACTCTGTTTGAGAGCCAGTGTGCATCCTCCTCGTCTCCAATGACTGCGTGCTGCTAGACATTATTTACCATCTGAGATTGAAATGCCTTCTCTGTCTACTTCTACTAACTCACTGGATTCTGACATGGGCGGAGTTGCGGAAGGGGGAGAAAACAAATAGGCTAGATCTGATTCTGAACCAGGAAGAATAGACGACAGAAAACTTCAAAGCAGGGTAGATAAGGGTAGGATAGGTCAAAGGTAGAACGCTTTCTTCTGCACAAGGGTTGTCATTATATCAGAATTTAACTCAAGAAAAGACtagaaacaaatcaaacacttttgataccacagcaacataATGAAAGTCTAAACACCccaatttcttcttttaaactcCCAAAGATTGCATCAAACTACTGCACGCTGTCATATTGCATAAATACGTTGGCAACATTTCGGTAACAAAATCAATGTATCTTTGCAGTTCAGACATTTGACATCATCTGCTCGCTGTCTGTTTGTAAAAGACATGAATGTTACTTTAACGCAGAGAGGACGTCACCATTTGtcaaccttttttgaatctgagtcgaccacagctgctctctcttgctcgctGCAGCTGCAGGTTAAACTATGACTGAAGATCCGTCTGTGttcttttaaagcttcagtTCCTTTTGATACTATAGATCATTAAAGAAGCCGAGATTGTAACGTTTTatgcaagcggcaacctctggtgttgtaaaatgaagccaatgcgaaaTCCTGCAGTCCATCCGATATGTGTTGTCCATAGTGAGGctcatagctgacatgattgacaggcggggcgatgtaacggtttgtcaagacgtttaaaacccgcctcagctccagctctcagcctgtcgttaggttgactgaaagttaggctgagacaggatttccaacatggcggctgctgctgatgagcctccctgcaggaacagatgtcTGACGTCATGCTTCGTCCATAAATATTAACAGTCGATGGTTTTAAGACACTTGGTATCAAAATACTATCAACGTTTCTGagattttgacaaccttaaacTGCAATTGGGATTAAgtctgttccctttttttctcttatgttttaaaaaacaaggatttcatttgaatttggCGTCATAGCCACAGATTTCATCCCTGCAGCAAAGTTCCTTTATGTTATGGAGGGAACacgcctttaaaaaaatgaacttttgactttattatttGGCTATTTTTCATGTATTTACTCCAAAATGAGACTAaatcttaaaggaagttttcaTTTATCACATGTAAATTCAGTTTAGAGTTTTTTGTTCGTAGGGCACAAACTTTCAAATCTGGCACGTcaataaaatacaacttttttttagcaaGCTGCATTGTCATTctataaacacatacaaataaGAAATGTGATAAACAAGTGGtggataaaaacacagaaacacttctTCAGTAGTCAGAGGGATGTAGGGCAGTGTCTTCAGACCCCTTCCAGGAATCTCCCGATCTGTTTCACCTGTGGCATGCTAACTGAATCAATGTCGGCATGCAGACATACTTACaaggctgactcctcccccagttccccctttatcccccctccctccactggTCCAGCTATAaaccccttttctttttttcatcgtTCTTTATTTCacgttctttttctttctgttcgtTTCCTTTTAAAGTGTCTCAGGCACTTCCCctttttcatcctcttcttctgtccttTTGATTTCACTCATAACGCTAGcgctgtgtctctctctccccctctttttttctacgcctcctctctctctcttcacccttcTGTTTTGACCTCTTAGTCACCCCTTCCCCCCTCTTCTTCCCTGCTCCCCCCTCCAGCCTTCCTCCCATAGCAGCCACTGTGTGGTCCTGAATGTGGGGACTTGGTCTTGACTGATCCTTTAGGGTAGAATGCAgcggtgtgtgtttttgttatgttttttttttttttgtatagggATGTTTGGCCTAATATTCTGGACGTTCTGAGTTTGGGAAAGCATGCTGTGTCTGTCAGTGATTGGTCGCTGGCCATGTgagcgtggtgtgtgtgtgtgctctctttaATCCCAATGGCTGACTGTCTTCTTACAcctgtagttgttttttttttgtgactgttCATCAGCTGTCCATCCAAACATAAATAATGACATAATCATCCTGCCACCCCTTCCCCTTTCtttaactgtgtgtttttgggaGGGGAAAAGGGGTGGGGCATAGTAATGGGCATGACCTCTCTCCCTCCATGtccaacacacagagaaaaagagaacagaCTTTAAAGGTGTACCTGATGAAACAGGTTTCTATGTTGGTCATGGAGGGAGAGACCCTCAGAGCCTGAGCTACATCCTTGTGAATGCTGTTCTGCACCAGATTAGCCAGTTGTGCCGACTGTCTGCTTGTTAATCTTTCGCTGTCTcagcagttttattttctcacaaTGTAACCCATTAGATTCACCACTAGTCTGTTAGAGTGCACAAGAAATACGGCAAACTTCTAACAAGAATTTacacttgtttctgtttctcctcacCTCTACCTCCATCACATGCTTCCCTTTACCCCCTCGCCATCCTCCATCTTTAATCACAGGGCGGCTATGCAGCGTATCGTTACGCCCAGCCGACAGCAGTAGCgactcctgcagcagcagcggctgcagcagcagcttacAGTGACAGGTGAGTGCGCTGTCCAGCTCCTCTTCTAACACCTGAGGCGGTCCTTCAGATGATAGTTGCTTGCTTACACAAAGTGTTCTAGTCGTTTTGTTTAAGAGTCAATTCACAATCACATTAGAAATAGTAGTTAGGGATTTAACATTTAATCAAGACTGGTCTGGAAAAGACGGTCTGAGACGTTTaggtgaaggaaaaagaagaagcaccAGAGATCTGGGACATAatgttgttgaaatgttctATACTATGATACTCATCTATgccatgtgtttttaatcaatacaatctccattattttaataatcaataGTGGCATTAAGCtcttaagctttaaaaaaacgttcaggtcgtcagtcatatttttaaccacaaGCTGCCACTAGAAAAAGAGAGACCACAGTTTAGACTTTAGAACGTTTGATGCAATTTAGTATTTGTGCAATGTAGACCCTTACCCAAAATTTTATGCAGGAGTTAGCCTACAATCGTGGTTAGAAAACAAGACATTACAAAGAATTGGATAAATACGACAATGCAGATATGTAAAGacagaataaagttgtaaaaagaacTAAAAGCAATACAATTCAACAACATGTAATTAATAAAGTAAAGTGGTTTGGATGAGGAAAGACTAAGAGAAGTTTAGAGTTTCATCCCATAAAAATCATGGACGGGGAAGGCAATAAGTGAATAAATGTAAACCATTCAGCAGCTTTCATTACAGTCACTTTGTACCATGAACCAAAtgtctcctttctttttgttatcagaaaatgtgtgatctaatttctgatgttttttttactgttttctgACAGCTACGGGAGAGTTTACACAACAGACCCTTACCACGCTGCCCTGGCCCCAGCTGCCTATGGTGTAGGAGCCATGGTGAGTACCTTCAGCTGCTTTATATTATTATGTGCAACATATTATCAACTATGTCCATGTAATGATGAGGAAATAACAGGGCCCAGCCGATATGGGATTTCTGCGGCCGATATTGAAattgaggagagaaaaaaatcagatactgaCTTTTTGACCGATATCTTTCTTGTATccatgtttgatctgtagagatagatttagatataaacatttattacGTTGAGCCCTCgtatgcagttatcaaacacttgtggaaaagatatatcatgaagacaagatggtcacttaACTGaaaaagtaactgtgcatgtatgtgcgTCACCACTCAACACTCTGGAGAGTGGTGATGGTTGTTGTAATCCaaatagcgccctctgctggtgacagagaactgctagtttaattcaatgaaactcaaatgaaatgctttttgattggtgaataaatctagtaatatcggcaatgaaattagccgataccgatagtcaccgGATATGAAAATATCAGCTGgatgattaatcggtcgggctctacaaAATATTTCAGTCCATCTCTCCATATTTACAATCTTCTGTCCTGACTGGTTGCATTAAAGCAGAAGACAAAGATATTTCAGAATAGGTCATAAAAAAAGTAGTGTTATCATCCGTCGAGgctcacatttttattttaaatgaattatttgttgtttttttttaacttgcttTTAACTGTTAgttactgtgtgtttgctgtacTCTGTATTAACATCACTATGAGTGCTTCAAAACAATGTGTACAGAGGAAACAAAGCTCTCTTGATTTGACAAAATGTAGTTTTGAA
This window of the Labrus mixtus chromosome 2, fLabMix1.1, whole genome shotgun sequence genome carries:
- the rbfox2 gene encoding RNA binding protein fox-1 homolog 2 isoform X1, with protein sequence MLMSTDVASIMLPVSRGLMDRDRELETLAGVHPNAGGAPAVVRGMKRGDPEPDVQTAAALVDAAGAECKRPRIDGSGGIGEVGQNNDPLTLGYHGYPSHSQGSQDSAGGQEGLVPPFSAFPPPPPPPPQNGLALDYGGSLYTAGAVQGPVEAGGAANSAANAANSLGAQQTDGSSQIDVQSGVGSGGGGGGSIGDDSDGKGTPKRLHVSNIPFRFRDPDLRQMFGQYGKILDVEIIFNERGSKGFGFVTFETSADAERAREKLHGTLVEGRKIEVNNATARVMTNKKMTTPYSNGEGLATLPYAGWKLSPMVGAMYSPELYTVPGFPYPAAAAAAASTAATFRGAHLRGRARPVYSAVRAAVPQPAIPTYPGVMAYQDGFYGAADLYGGYAAYRYAQPTAVATPAAAAAAAAAYSDSYGRVYTTDPYHAALAPAAYGVGAMATLYRGGYSRFAPY
- the rbfox2 gene encoding RNA binding protein fox-1 homolog 2 isoform X3, which produces MLMSTDVASIMLPVSRGLMDRDRELETLAGVHPNAGGAPAVVRGMKRGDPEPDVQTAAALVDAAGAECKRPRIDGSGGIGEVGQNNDPLTLGYHGYPSHSQGSQDSAGGQEGLVPPFSAFPPPPPPPPQNGLALDYGGSLYTAGAVQGPVEAGGAANSAANAANSLGAQQTDGSSQIDVQSGVGSGGGGGGSIGDDSDGKGTPKRLHVSNIPFRFRDPDLRQMFGQYGKILDVEIIFNERGSKGFGFVTFETSADAERAREKLHGTLVEGRKIEVNNATARVMTNKKMTTPYSNGEGLATLPYAGWKLSPMVGAMYSPELYTVPGFPYPAAAAAAASTAATFRGAHLRGRARPVYSAVRAAVPQPAIPTYPGLVFQDISGRLPQGGYAAYRYAQPTAVATPAAAAAAAAAYSDSYGRVYTTDPYHAALAPAAYGVGAMATLYRGGYSRFAPY
- the rbfox2 gene encoding RNA binding protein fox-1 homolog 2 isoform X4; translation: MMGLYYPSVLSGSQDSAGGQEGLVPPFSAFPPPPPPPPQNGLALDYGGSLYTAGAVQGPVEAGGAANSAANAANSLGAQQTDGSSQIDVQSGVGSGGGGGGSIGDDSDGKGTPKRLHVSNIPFRFRDPDLRQMFGQYGKILDVEIIFNERGSKGFGFVTFETSADAERAREKLHGTLVEGRKIEVNNATARVMTNKKMTTPYSNGEGLATLPYAGWKLSPMVGAMYSPELYTVPGFPYPAAAAAAASTAATFRGAHLRGRARPVYSAVRAAVPQPAIPTYPGVMAYQDGFYGAADLYGGYAAYRYAQPTAVATPAAAAAAAAAYSDSYGRVYTTDPYHAALAPAAYGVGAMATLYRGGYSRFAPY
- the rbfox2 gene encoding RNA binding protein fox-1 homolog 2 isoform X2, yielding MLMSTDVASIMLPVSRGLMDRDRELETLAGVHPNAGGAPAVVRGMKRGDPEPDVQTAAALVDAAGAECKRPRIDGSGGIGEVGQNNDPLTLGYHGYPSHSQGSQDSAGGQEGLVPPFSAFPPPPPPPPQNGLALDYGGSLYTAGAVQGPVEAGGAANSAANAANSLGAQTDGSSQIDVQSGVGSGGGGGGSIGDDSDGKGTPKRLHVSNIPFRFRDPDLRQMFGQYGKILDVEIIFNERGSKGFGFVTFETSADAERAREKLHGTLVEGRKIEVNNATARVMTNKKMTTPYSNGEGLATLPYAGWKLSPMVGAMYSPELYTVPGFPYPAAAAAAASTAATFRGAHLRGRARPVYSAVRAAVPQPAIPTYPGVMAYQDGFYGAADLYGGYAAYRYAQPTAVATPAAAAAAAAAYSDSYGRVYTTDPYHAALAPAAYGVGAMATLYRGGYSRFAPY